A single Tachypleus tridentatus isolate NWPU-2018 chromosome 9, ASM421037v1, whole genome shotgun sequence DNA region contains:
- the LOC143225890 gene encoding uncharacterized protein LOC143225890: protein MKKAGVFLFPLLLSATFVNAESQLSTKTESDLKTSATGYGGYGLGGLGGGFIGGGGLGLGGGLAIQAVPVAVGGLGGGFGGGFGGGAGGGFGGGLGGGFGGGLGGGFGGGLGGGFGGGLGGGFGGGSGGGFGGGLGGGFGGGLGGGFGGGYGGGAGILAVPLSLGTYGGGGRIWWD from the exons ATGAAGAAAGCG gGTGTATTTCTCTTTCCTCTCCTGCTGTCAGCAACATTTGTGAATGCTGAAAGTCAACTTAGTACAAAAACAGAAAGTGATCTGAAGACTTCGGCTACTGGTTATGGAGGTTACGGCCTAGGAGGTTTAGGTGGAGGTTTTATCGGTGGAGGTGGTCTCGGTTTAGGAGGAGGCTTAGCTATTCAG gcTGTTCCTGTGGCTGTTGGTGGTTTGGGAGGAGGTTTTGGAGGTGGTTTTGGAGGAGGTGCAGGGGGAGGATTTGGAGGAGGCCTAGGAGGTGGTTTCGGAGGAGGCCTGGGAGGTGGTTTCGGAGGAGGCTTGGGAGGTGGTTTCGGAGGAGGCTTGGGAGGTGGTTTTGGAGGAGGCTCAGGAGGTGGTTTCGGAGGAGGCTTAGGAGGTGGTTTTGGAGGAGGCCTAGGAGGTGGTTTCGGAGGAGGCTATGGAGGAGGAGCCGGAATTCTGGCTGTGCCATTAAGTCTAGGAACATACGGAGGTGGTGGCAGAATATGGTGGGACTAG